The following are from one region of the Mycolicibacterium diernhoferi genome:
- a CDS encoding SDR family NAD(P)-dependent oxidoreductase: protein MPIDPSAVSLAGRVAVVTGGGAGIGRGIAAGLAAFGARVAVWERDETSCAAAAAEVDGLGLVTDVRDAGAVDEALARTVEQLGPVQILVNNAGGTFASPLLETSENGWDALYRSNLRHVLLCTQRVARSMVETGRGGSIINVTSIEGVRAAPGYAAYAAAKAGVINYTQTAALELAEHGIRVNGLAPDFTVTEGLAQMSGPQALRRAGRMVPLGRGGHVDEMAGAAVFLASDLSSYVTGQTIHVDGGTHAAGGWYRHPESGRYTLGPGEPS, encoded by the coding sequence ATGCCGATCGATCCGTCAGCGGTGTCACTGGCGGGACGGGTCGCGGTGGTCACCGGCGGTGGCGCCGGCATCGGCCGTGGTATCGCCGCGGGCCTGGCCGCATTCGGCGCCCGGGTTGCGGTCTGGGAACGCGATGAGACGAGCTGCGCCGCCGCAGCGGCGGAGGTCGACGGGCTCGGCCTGGTCACCGACGTCCGGGACGCCGGCGCGGTCGACGAAGCGCTCGCACGCACGGTGGAACAACTGGGGCCGGTACAGATCCTGGTGAACAACGCCGGCGGCACCTTCGCCTCCCCGCTGCTGGAGACCTCGGAGAACGGCTGGGATGCGTTGTACCGCAGCAATCTACGACACGTCCTGCTGTGCACGCAGCGGGTGGCCCGGTCGATGGTCGAGACCGGTCGCGGCGGCAGCATCATCAACGTGACCTCGATCGAAGGGGTCCGCGCCGCGCCCGGGTATGCCGCCTACGCCGCGGCGAAGGCGGGCGTCATCAACTACACCCAGACCGCGGCGCTGGAACTGGCCGAACACGGCATCCGGGTCAACGGTCTGGCACCGGATTTCACCGTGACCGAGGGGCTGGCGCAGATGTCCGGACCGCAGGCCCTGAGGCGCGCCGGCCGGATGGTCCCGCTGGGCCGGGGCGGACATGTCGACGAGATGGCCGGGGCCGCCGTTTTCCTGGCCTCGGATCTGTCGAGTTACGTCACGGGTCAGACCATCCACGTCGACGGCGGCACGCATGCCGCCGGCGGTTGGTACCGGCACCCGGAGTCCGGCCGCTACACCCTGGGCCCCGGCGAACCTTCCTGA
- a CDS encoding crotonase/enoyl-CoA hydratase family protein gives MSEEKDTEKGPDALIEQRGHTLILTLNRPERRNALSSEMLSIMVEAWDRVDNDPEIRTCILTGAGGYFCAGMDLKGATKKPPGDSFKDGSYDPSRIDGLLKGRRLTKPLIAAVEGPAIAGGTEILQGTDIRVAGESAKFGISEAKWSLYPMGGSAVRLVRQIPYTIACDMLLTGRHITAAQALEYGLIGHVVPDGTALDKALEIAEVINNNGPLAVQAILKTIRETEGMHENDAFKPDTANGIPVFLSDDAKEGPRAFAEKRAPNFQMK, from the coding sequence GTGAGCGAGGAAAAAGACACCGAGAAAGGGCCCGACGCCCTCATTGAGCAGCGCGGACACACCCTGATCCTGACGCTGAACCGGCCCGAGCGGCGCAACGCGCTGTCCAGCGAGATGCTCTCGATAATGGTCGAAGCCTGGGACCGTGTCGACAACGATCCGGAGATCCGCACCTGCATCCTCACCGGCGCCGGCGGCTACTTCTGTGCGGGCATGGACCTCAAGGGCGCGACCAAGAAACCGCCGGGCGATTCGTTCAAGGACGGCAGCTACGACCCTTCCCGCATCGACGGGCTGCTCAAGGGGCGGCGCCTGACCAAGCCGCTGATCGCGGCGGTCGAGGGGCCGGCCATCGCCGGCGGCACCGAGATCCTGCAGGGCACCGACATCCGGGTGGCCGGGGAGAGCGCCAAGTTCGGCATCTCCGAGGCCAAGTGGAGTCTGTACCCGATGGGCGGCTCGGCGGTGCGCCTGGTGCGCCAGATTCCGTACACCATCGCCTGCGACATGCTGCTGACCGGACGCCACATCACCGCCGCCCAGGCGCTCGAGTACGGGCTGATCGGGCATGTGGTGCCCGACGGCACCGCGCTGGACAAGGCGCTGGAGATCGCCGAGGTGATCAACAACAACGGTCCGCTCGCGGTGCAGGCCATCCTGAAGACCATCCGCGAGACCGAGGGCATGCACGAGAACGACGCGTTCAAGCCCGACACCGCCAACGGCATCCCGGTGTTCCTGTCCGATGACGCGAAGGAAGGCCCGCGGGCGTTCGCGGAGAAGCGGGCCCCGAACTTCCAGATGAAGTGA
- a CDS encoding LpqN/LpqT family lipoprotein codes for MRASAIAGVMALTVGLALSGCGADTRTTEGTPKAGASSDSSPTRESTPRTTKPRVAPREEDAAGPHDTIASYIEENGIQETPVKRGDPGSPTIDLPFPDGWEDAGADTPEWAYSAIVYTGPEAAEYPPSIVALVSRLDGDVDPQTILDVAGGELQNLPGYEGWNEGTFSALGEFPAFQLGGTWVQDGLTKVVAQKTVVIEGGDGLYVLQLNADGTEDQADIVSAATDAIDAETVITP; via the coding sequence ATGAGAGCATCTGCGATCGCCGGTGTCATGGCACTGACCGTGGGTCTGGCGCTGTCCGGTTGCGGCGCGGACACCAGGACCACCGAGGGCACCCCCAAAGCAGGTGCTTCGTCAGACTCCTCGCCGACCCGCGAATCCACCCCGCGGACAACGAAACCCAGAGTGGCACCGCGGGAGGAGGACGCCGCCGGCCCGCATGACACGATCGCCAGCTACATCGAGGAGAACGGGATTCAGGAAACCCCGGTCAAGCGCGGCGACCCGGGGTCACCGACCATCGACCTCCCCTTCCCCGACGGCTGGGAGGACGCCGGCGCGGACACGCCCGAATGGGCCTACAGCGCAATCGTCTACACCGGTCCGGAGGCCGCCGAGTACCCCCCGAGCATCGTCGCTCTGGTGTCGCGACTGGACGGCGACGTCGACCCGCAGACGATCCTCGATGTGGCCGGCGGAGAACTGCAGAACCTGCCCGGGTACGAGGGCTGGAACGAAGGGACGTTCAGCGCGTTGGGCGAGTTCCCGGCCTTTCAACTCGGCGGCACCTGGGTCCAGGACGGCCTGACCAAGGTCGTCGCCCAGAAGACGGTGGTGATCGAGGGCGGCGACGGGCTCTACGTACTGCAACTCAACGCGGATGGGACCGAGGACCAGGCCGATATCGTCAGCGCGGCAACCGATGCCATCGACGCCGAGACCGTGATCACGCCTTAG
- a CDS encoding acyl-CoA synthetase codes for MALNIADLAEHAIDAVPDRVALICGDETITYAQLEEKANRLAHYLLDQGVKKDDKVGLYCRNRIEIVIGMLGIIKAGAILVNINFRYVEGELKYLFDNSDMVALIHERRYADRVANVLPETPNVKTVLAIEDGSDDDFARYGGVPFEEALAQGSPERDFGPRSEDDIYLLYTGGTTGFPKGVMWRHEDIYRVLFGGTDFATGEPIADEYGLSKQAKENAPMVRLPIPPMIHGATQSATWMALFSGQTTVLTPEFNADEVWQLIHRHKVNLLFFTGDAMARPLLDSLLAHQEVGKEFDLSSLFLLASTAALFSTSLKEKFLELLPNRVITDSIGSSETGFGGTSIVAKGQSHTGGPRVTIDKNTKVLDEDGNEVVPGSGVRGIIAKCGHIPVGYFKDEKKTAETFRTYNGVRYAIPGDYAEVEADGSVTMLGRGSVSINSGGEKIYPEEVEAALKGHPDVFDALVVGVPDERFGQHVAAVVQAREGTRPTLAELDAHVRSEIAGYKVPRSLWLVDEVKRSPAGKPDYRWAKDTTEERAADDVHANHAGAKS; via the coding sequence GTGGCTCTGAATATTGCGGACCTTGCCGAGCACGCCATCGACGCCGTGCCTGACCGTGTCGCCCTCATCTGTGGCGACGAAACCATCACCTATGCGCAGTTGGAGGAGAAGGCCAACCGGCTGGCTCACTACCTGCTCGACCAGGGCGTCAAGAAGGACGACAAGGTCGGTTTGTACTGCCGCAACCGGATCGAGATCGTGATCGGCATGCTCGGCATCATCAAGGCCGGCGCCATCCTGGTCAACATCAACTTCCGCTATGTCGAGGGTGAACTGAAGTACCTGTTCGACAACTCCGACATGGTCGCGCTGATCCACGAGCGGCGCTACGCCGACCGGGTCGCCAACGTGCTGCCCGAGACCCCGAACGTCAAGACGGTCCTGGCCATCGAGGACGGCAGCGACGACGATTTCGCCCGCTACGGTGGTGTGCCGTTCGAGGAGGCCCTGGCCCAGGGGTCGCCGGAGCGCGACTTCGGACCGCGCAGCGAGGACGACATCTACCTGCTCTACACCGGTGGCACCACCGGGTTCCCCAAGGGCGTCATGTGGCGCCACGAGGACATCTACCGGGTGCTGTTCGGCGGCACCGACTTCGCGACCGGCGAGCCCATCGCCGACGAATACGGCCTGTCCAAGCAGGCCAAGGAAAACGCGCCGATGGTCCGGTTGCCGATCCCGCCGATGATCCACGGAGCCACCCAGTCGGCGACCTGGATGGCGCTGTTCTCCGGCCAGACCACCGTGCTGACACCGGAATTCAACGCCGACGAGGTCTGGCAGCTGATCCACCGACACAAGGTGAACCTGCTGTTCTTCACCGGTGACGCGATGGCGCGACCGCTGCTGGACTCGCTGCTGGCCCACCAGGAGGTCGGCAAGGAGTTCGACCTGTCCTCGCTGTTCCTGCTCGCCAGCACCGCGGCGCTGTTCTCCACCAGCCTCAAGGAGAAGTTCCTCGAACTGCTGCCCAACCGCGTCATCACCGACTCGATCGGTTCCTCGGAGACCGGCTTCGGTGGCACCAGCATCGTGGCAAAGGGCCAGTCGCACACCGGCGGCCCGCGAGTCACCATCGACAAGAACACCAAGGTCCTCGACGAGGACGGCAACGAGGTCGTGCCCGGTTCGGGCGTGCGCGGCATCATCGCCAAGTGCGGGCACATCCCGGTGGGGTACTTCAAGGACGAGAAGAAGACCGCCGAGACCTTCCGCACCTATAACGGTGTGCGGTACGCGATTCCGGGTGACTACGCCGAGGTCGAGGCCGACGGCAGCGTGACCATGCTGGGCCGCGGATCGGTGTCGATCAACTCCGGTGGCGAGAAGATCTACCCCGAAGAGGTCGAGGCCGCGCTCAAGGGTCATCCCGACGTGTTCGACGCCCTGGTGGTCGGCGTGCCCGACGAGCGGTTCGGTCAGCATGTCGCCGCCGTCGTCCAGGCCCGCGAGGGCACCCGCCCGACGCTGGCCGAGTTGGACGCCCATGTCCGCAGCGAGATCGCCGGATACAAGGTGCCGCGCAGCCTCTGGCTGGTCGACGAGGTGAAGCGCTCGCCCGCCGGCAAGCCCGATTACCGCTGGGCCAAGGACACCACCGAAGAGCGGGCCGCCGATGACGTGCACGCCAACCATGCAGGAGCAAAGAGCTGA
- a CDS encoding NAD-dependent epimerase/dehydratase family protein: protein MRIAMTGGTGYLGAHTVKGLLEAGHEVRLLVAPGEDAVIPHLQALGELTVLAGDIRDAAIITRLLDGCDAVIHAAGVVGTDRRREALMWEINAHATEAMLTRAAEAGLDPIVSVSSYSALFPPPDGVITADTPPAPGRSPYAQTKAYADRAARTLQAQGAPVVVTYPSSVVGPAFHTAAGVTERGWAPIVAGGAAPRMPGGMQMVDVRDVAEVHRRLMRPGNGPRRYVCGGVMVSFNEMIDTLERGSGKRIRRIPLSPKLFRGIGWISDVAGRVLPLGDGISYEAAMLLTAATPTDDAVTLTDLGMDSWRSPQQAILESFRR from the coding sequence ATGCGCATCGCAATGACCGGCGGGACCGGCTATCTCGGCGCCCACACCGTCAAGGGACTACTGGAAGCCGGTCACGAGGTCCGTCTGCTGGTGGCCCCCGGGGAAGACGCGGTCATCCCCCACCTGCAGGCGTTGGGCGAGTTGACCGTGCTGGCCGGCGACATCCGCGACGCGGCCATCATCACCCGCCTGCTCGACGGTTGCGACGCCGTGATCCACGCCGCCGGGGTGGTCGGCACCGACCGGCGCCGGGAGGCCCTGATGTGGGAGATCAACGCCCACGCCACCGAGGCGATGTTGACCCGGGCCGCCGAGGCCGGGCTGGACCCGATCGTCTCGGTGAGTAGCTACAGCGCGCTGTTCCCGCCACCGGACGGCGTCATCACCGCGGACACCCCGCCCGCCCCGGGCCGCAGCCCGTACGCCCAGACCAAGGCCTACGCGGACCGGGCGGCACGCACCCTGCAGGCCCAGGGCGCGCCGGTGGTCGTGACGTACCCGTCCAGCGTCGTCGGCCCGGCGTTCCACACCGCCGCCGGCGTCACCGAACGCGGCTGGGCGCCGATCGTGGCCGGCGGCGCGGCACCCCGGATGCCCGGCGGCATGCAGATGGTCGACGTTCGCGACGTCGCCGAGGTGCACCGCCGGCTGATGCGGCCGGGCAACGGGCCGCGACGCTACGTCTGCGGTGGCGTGATGGTCTCCTTCAACGAGATGATCGACACGCTGGAACGCGGATCGGGTAAGCGCATCCGGCGAATCCCGCTCTCCCCCAAATTGTTCCGTGGCATCGGGTGGATCTCCGATGTCGCGGGCCGGGTTCTTCCGCTGGGCGACGGGATCAGCTACGAGGCGGCCATGCTGCTCACCGCGGCCACCCCGACCGATGATGCGGTCACCCTCACCGACCTGGGCATGGACAGCTGGCGTTCACCGCAGCAGGCCATCCTGGAGTCATTCAGGCGGTGA
- a CDS encoding TetR/AcrR family transcriptional regulator: protein MTGRPRDTSIDERVLAVTRELLVEVGWDDLSLRLVAARAGVGRSSLNRRWSSKAELVLHAILGESPDMSPFSGTDLSGWIEWVVRGSHQLFGRPDVRAAVPGLLLALQENEALRRSLWAGFSGPAIGLFAEQGYGAEVDARAALAMAAGSALLIHTVADEADSPELRDRLVALLTAAVGGSPPE, encoded by the coding sequence ATGACCGGTCGGCCGCGCGACACCTCGATCGACGAGCGGGTGCTCGCGGTGACGCGCGAACTCCTGGTCGAGGTGGGCTGGGATGATCTCAGCCTGCGGTTGGTGGCGGCCCGGGCCGGGGTGGGCCGGTCCAGCCTGAACCGCCGCTGGTCCTCCAAGGCCGAACTGGTGTTGCACGCCATTCTCGGTGAATCCCCGGATATGTCACCGTTTTCCGGGACCGATCTGAGCGGCTGGATCGAGTGGGTGGTCCGGGGCAGCCATCAGTTGTTCGGCCGGCCCGACGTCCGCGCGGCGGTACCGGGCCTGTTGCTGGCACTACAGGAGAACGAGGCGCTGCGCCGATCGCTGTGGGCCGGGTTCAGCGGCCCGGCGATCGGGTTGTTCGCCGAGCAGGGTTACGGTGCCGAAGTGGACGCCCGGGCGGCGCTGGCCATGGCGGCCGGTTCGGCGTTGCTGATCCACACGGTGGCCGACGAGGCCGATTCCCCGGAACTGCGGGACCGGCTGGTAGCGCTGCTGACCGCGGCCGTGGGTGGCTCACCGCCTGAATGA
- a CDS encoding MFS transporter, with translation MSSAPPTSAPISSAAQTRRAVWNTIRGSSGNLVEWYDVYIYTVFASYFEGQFFDESEKNSTIYVYAIFAVTFLMRPVGSWFFGRYADRRGRRAALTFSVSVMAACSMVIALVPSQATIGVAAPVILILARLVQGFATGGEYGTSATYMSEAATRERRGFFSSFQYVTLVGGHVLAQFTLLVLDVFLTDEQLREFGWRIGFAIGGVAAVVVYWLRRSMDESLSEEQLAAVKSGQDTSSGSMRELLTRYWRPLLLCFLITLGGTVAFYTYSVNAPAMVKATYKDAAMTATWINLIGLIFLMLLQPIGGMISDKVGRKPLLVFFGIGGVLYTYVLITYLPQTHTPLMSFVLVAVGYVILTGYTSINALVKSELFPAHVRALGVGVGYAMANSMFGGTAPLIYQALKARDQVPLFIGYVTVCIALSLVVYLFFLKNKAVTHLDREKGEAFVPRAK, from the coding sequence ATGTCTTCAGCACCGCCGACGTCGGCACCGATCTCGTCGGCGGCACAGACCCGCCGGGCCGTCTGGAACACCATCCGGGGGTCCTCCGGCAACCTCGTCGAGTGGTACGACGTCTACATCTACACGGTCTTCGCGTCGTACTTCGAGGGCCAGTTCTTCGACGAATCCGAGAAGAACTCGACGATCTACGTGTACGCGATCTTCGCCGTCACGTTCCTGATGCGGCCGGTGGGCTCGTGGTTCTTCGGCCGCTACGCCGACCGGCGGGGTCGCCGCGCCGCGCTGACCTTCAGCGTGTCGGTGATGGCGGCCTGCTCGATGGTGATCGCGCTGGTTCCCTCGCAGGCCACCATCGGTGTGGCCGCGCCCGTCATCCTGATCCTCGCCCGCCTGGTCCAGGGCTTCGCGACCGGCGGGGAGTACGGGACGTCGGCCACGTACATGTCCGAGGCCGCGACCCGGGAGCGTCGCGGTTTCTTCTCGTCCTTCCAGTACGTGACGCTGGTGGGTGGGCACGTGCTCGCCCAATTCACCCTGCTGGTGCTCGACGTCTTCCTCACCGACGAGCAGCTACGCGAATTCGGCTGGCGCATCGGGTTCGCCATCGGCGGTGTGGCCGCAGTGGTGGTGTACTGGCTGCGCCGCTCGATGGACGAGTCGCTGTCGGAGGAGCAACTGGCCGCGGTCAAGTCCGGGCAGGACACCAGCTCGGGCTCCATGCGTGAACTGCTCACCCGCTACTGGCGACCGCTGCTGCTGTGCTTCCTGATCACCCTCGGCGGCACCGTCGCGTTCTACACCTACAGCGTCAACGCGCCGGCGATGGTCAAGGCCACCTACAAGGACGCGGCCATGACGGCCACCTGGATCAACTTGATCGGGCTGATCTTCCTGATGCTGCTGCAACCGATCGGCGGGATGATCAGCGACAAGGTGGGCCGCAAACCGCTGCTGGTGTTCTTCGGCATCGGCGGTGTCCTGTACACCTACGTGCTGATCACCTATCTGCCGCAGACCCACACGCCGCTGATGTCGTTCGTGCTGGTGGCGGTCGGCTACGTCATCCTGACCGGCTACACCTCGATCAATGCCCTGGTGAAATCGGAGCTGTTCCCGGCACACGTGCGCGCGCTCGGGGTGGGCGTCGGGTACGCGATGGCGAACTCGATGTTCGGTGGCACCGCGCCGCTGATCTACCAGGCACTCAAGGCCCGCGACCAGGTGCCGCTGTTCATCGGCTATGTCACGGTCTGCATCGCGCTGTCGCTGGTGGTGTACCTGTTCTTCCTGAAGAACAAGGCCGTCACGCATCTCGACCGGGAGAAGGGCGAGGCGTTCGTCCCGCGCGCCAAATAA
- a CDS encoding NAD(P)H-dependent flavin oxidoreductase has translation MKTELCERFGIEYPIFVFTPSEKVAAAVSKAGGLGVLGCVRFNDADDLENVLQWMDNNTDGKPYGVDIVMPAKVPTEGTSVDIDKLIPQTHRDFVAKTLADLGVPPLPEDDEKSEGVLGWLHSVARSHVEVALQHPIKLIANALGSPPKDVIDQAHAAGVPVAALAGSAKHALRHVENGVDIVVAQGHEAGGHTGEIGSVVLWPEIVDALDGKAPVLAAGGIGTGRQVAAALALGAQGVWMGSAFLTSAEYDLGVRQASGVSTIQQAMLDATSADTVRRKIYTGKPARLLKSRWTDAWDAEGAPEPLPMPLQNILVSEAHQRMNQSVDPTAVAMPVGQIVGRMNEIRPVADIIAELVTGFEAATKRLDGIADS, from the coding sequence ATGAAGACCGAACTCTGCGAACGGTTCGGGATCGAATACCCGATCTTCGTGTTCACCCCGTCGGAGAAGGTGGCCGCCGCGGTCAGTAAGGCCGGCGGTCTCGGCGTGCTCGGCTGTGTGCGGTTCAACGACGCCGACGACCTGGAAAACGTCCTGCAGTGGATGGACAACAACACCGACGGCAAGCCCTACGGCGTCGACATCGTGATGCCCGCCAAGGTGCCCACCGAGGGCACCAGCGTCGACATCGACAAGCTGATTCCCCAGACGCACCGGGATTTCGTCGCGAAAACCCTTGCCGATCTGGGCGTTCCGCCGCTGCCCGAGGACGACGAGAAGTCCGAGGGTGTGCTGGGCTGGCTGCACTCGGTGGCCCGCAGCCATGTCGAGGTGGCGTTGCAGCATCCGATCAAGCTGATCGCCAACGCGCTGGGTTCCCCGCCGAAGGACGTCATCGACCAGGCGCACGCCGCCGGCGTCCCGGTCGCCGCGCTGGCCGGTAGCGCCAAACACGCGCTGCGCCACGTCGAGAACGGTGTCGACATCGTTGTCGCGCAGGGCCACGAGGCCGGCGGGCACACCGGTGAGATCGGCTCGGTGGTGCTGTGGCCGGAGATCGTCGACGCCCTCGACGGCAAGGCCCCGGTGCTCGCCGCCGGCGGCATCGGCACCGGTCGCCAGGTGGCCGCCGCGCTCGCACTCGGTGCGCAGGGCGTGTGGATGGGCTCGGCGTTTCTGACCTCGGCCGAGTACGACCTCGGTGTGCGGCAGGCGTCCGGGGTGTCCACCATCCAGCAGGCCATGCTGGATGCCACCTCCGCCGATACCGTGCGCCGCAAGATCTACACCGGTAAGCCGGCGCGGCTGCTCAAGAGCCGGTGGACCGACGCCTGGGATGCCGAGGGCGCCCCCGAGCCGCTGCCGATGCCGCTGCAGAACATTCTGGTCAGCGAGGCGCACCAGCGGATGAACCAGTCCGTCGATCCGACCGCCGTCGCGATGCCGGTGGGCCAGATCGTGGGCCGGATGAACGAGATCCGGCCGGTCGCCGACATCATCGCCGAACTGGTCACCGGCTTCGAGGCCGCCACCAAGCGCCTCGACGGTATCGCCGACAGCTGA